The following proteins are encoded in a genomic region of Zea mays cultivar B73 chromosome 9, Zm-B73-REFERENCE-NAM-5.0, whole genome shotgun sequence:
- the LOC100285287 gene encoding senescence-associated protein DH isoform X1 translates to MARCSNGLLGLLNAGVLVLAIVALGGGAWLSHRASTTDCERFLERPVIALGVLLLALSLAGLAGALCRASCLLWLYLLALFLLILLLFAFTVFAFVVTNRGAGWVVSGRGYKEYRLGDYSTWLQRRVENSQNWAKIRSCLQDGKVCQKLASRKETAAQFVNSNLSPIQLMNLSHVQSGCCKPPTGCNFTYQSETVWTKPAGFNTTTDDPDCTTWSNDQTVLCYDCMACKAGVLANLKNDWKKIATVNIVFLIFLVVVYSVGCCAFRNNRQDNSYPAWK, encoded by the exons ATGGCGCGGTGCAGCAACGGCCTCCTGGGTCTCCTCAACGCGGGCGTGCTGGTCCTCGCCATCGTCGCGCTGGGGGGCGGCGCCTGGCTCAGCCACCGCGCGTCCACCACCGACTGCGAGCGGTTCCTCGAGCGGCCCGTCATCGCGCTGGGCGTGCTCCTCCTCGCGCTCTCCCTCGCGGGCCTGGCCGGCGCGCTCTGCCGTGCCTCCTGCCTCCTCTGGCTCTACCTCCTCgcgctcttcctcctcatcctgctcctcTTCGCATTCACCGTCTTCGCGTTCGTCGTCACCAACCGCGGCGCCGGGTGGGTCGTCTCCGGCAGGGGGTACAAGGAGTACCGCCTCGGGGACTACTCCACCTGGCTGCAAAGGAGGGTGGAGAACTCGCAGAACTGGGCCAAGATCCGCAGCTGCCTCCAGGACGGCAAGGTCTGCCAGAAGCTTGCGTCCAGAAAGGAGACGGCCGCCCAGTTCGTCAACAGCAACCTCTCCCCGATCCAG CTAATGAACCTATCTCATGTCCAGTCTGGATGCTGCAAGCCACCAACGGGTTGCAACTTCACCTACCAGAGCGAAACTGTCTGGACCAAGCCCGCTGGTTTCAACACCACAACTGACGACCCTGACTGCACCACATGGTCGAACGACCAGACCGTGCTCTGCTACGACTGCATGGCCTGCAAGGCAGGCGTGCTGGCCAACCTGAAGAACGACTGGAAGAAGATCGCCACCGTCAACATCGTCTTCCTGATCTTCCTCGTCGTCGTCTACTCCGTCGGGTGCTGCGCGTTCAGGAACAACCGGCAGGACAACTCGTACCCGGCCTGGAAATGA
- the LOC100285287 gene encoding senescence-associated protein DH, which yields MARCSNGLLGLLNAGVLVLAIVALGGGAWLSHRASTTDCERFLERPVIALGVLLLALSLAGLAGALCRASCLLWLYLLALFLLILLLFAFTVFAFVVTNRGAGWVVSGRGYKEYRLGDYSTWLQRRVENSQNWAKIRSCLQDGKVCQKLASRKETAAQFVNSNLSPIQSGCCKPPTGCNFTYQSETVWTKPAGFNTTTDDPDCTTWSNDQTVLCYDCMACKAGVLANLKNDWKKIATVNIVFLIFLVVVYSVGCCAFRNNRQDNSYPAWK from the exons ATGGCGCGGTGCAGCAACGGCCTCCTGGGTCTCCTCAACGCGGGCGTGCTGGTCCTCGCCATCGTCGCGCTGGGGGGCGGCGCCTGGCTCAGCCACCGCGCGTCCACCACCGACTGCGAGCGGTTCCTCGAGCGGCCCGTCATCGCGCTGGGCGTGCTCCTCCTCGCGCTCTCCCTCGCGGGCCTGGCCGGCGCGCTCTGCCGTGCCTCCTGCCTCCTCTGGCTCTACCTCCTCgcgctcttcctcctcatcctgctcctcTTCGCATTCACCGTCTTCGCGTTCGTCGTCACCAACCGCGGCGCCGGGTGGGTCGTCTCCGGCAGGGGGTACAAGGAGTACCGCCTCGGGGACTACTCCACCTGGCTGCAAAGGAGGGTGGAGAACTCGCAGAACTGGGCCAAGATCCGCAGCTGCCTCCAGGACGGCAAGGTCTGCCAGAAGCTTGCGTCCAGAAAGGAGACGGCCGCCCAGTTCGTCAACAGCAACCTCTCCCCGATCCAG TCTGGATGCTGCAAGCCACCAACGGGTTGCAACTTCACCTACCAGAGCGAAACTGTCTGGACCAAGCCCGCTGGTTTCAACACCACAACTGACGACCCTGACTGCACCACATGGTCGAACGACCAGACCGTGCTCTGCTACGACTGCATGGCCTGCAAGGCAGGCGTGCTGGCCAACCTGAAGAACGACTGGAAGAAGATCGCCACCGTCAACATCGTCTTCCTGATCTTCCTCGTCGTCGTCTACTCCGTCGGGTGCTGCGCGTTCAGGAACAACCGGCAGGACAACTCGTACCCGGCCTGGAAATGA